In Caldibacillus debilis DSM 16016, the genomic window TTTTTTGTCGGTGTTATAAAAACTTCGCTGTCGGGGTAATTCCTTTTTACGATGCCGATAATGGGGAGCGGCACCTCTTTTTTTATAGCCATGATGTCTTCTTTGCTGTTGGCCCTTATTGCGGCCGCACCCCCTTGGAATGCGGCCAGTGCCATTTTCGACATGATGTAGGAACTGTGCAGCGGTTCATCCTCGAGGGCTTGGCACGAGACAATAAGGGAATTTTTGATTTGATTTAGCAATCTACTCACCTACAATTTCGGAAATTTCATTTTTGATGATCGTCACCTGAGGTCCGTATATAATTTGGATTCCTTTTCCTTTCATCAATACCCCTTTTGCCCCGGTCTTCTTCAACAGTTCTTCATTGACGGCACCGGGGTCGTTGACCGTCACCCGCAGACGTGTGGCGCAGCAGTCGACGTTCACCAAATTTTCCTTGCCGCCCAACGCGTCGATGATCCTTTGGGCCCTTTCGGCCGAACCGGTGACGATAGTTGTTTCTTCATCGTCTTCCCGCCCCGGGGTTTTTAAATCGAATTTTTTGATAAAGAAAGAGAACAGGAAATAGTAGACGAAAAACCAAGGAATTCCGATTAACGGAACGATCATCCAGTTGGTTTTATCATTCCCTTGGAGAATGCCGAACAGGATAAAATCGATGAAGCCGCCGGAAAAGGTTTGCCCGATGGTGATCTGGAAAATATGGGCCATCATGAAAGCCAAACCGTCTAAAAAGGCGTGCAAAACATAAAGGAACGGTGCGATAAACAGGAATGAGAATTCGATCGGTTCCGTAATCCCGGTCAGGAAAGACGTCAAAGCGGCCGATCCCATCAATCCTGCGACCACTTTCTTCTTTTCCGGTTTTGCCGTTTTATAAATGGCATAAGCCGCCCCGATTAAACCGAACATCATCGTAATGAATCTTCCGGACATGAAGCGGGAAGTTCCGATGTAAAATTTTTCGGTATCCGGATCAGCCAGCTGGGCGAAAAAGATACGTTGCGTCCCTTCGACAAGATTGCCGTCGATGATCATGGAACCGCCCAAACTCGTCGTCCAGAAAGGCATATAAAAGATGTGATGAAGGCCGAAGGGGCCAAGCAGACGGAGGACGAAACCGTAGATCAATGTCCCGACATAACCGGTCGCTTCCACAATTCCTCCCATTTTATAGATGCCGGACTGGACAAATGGCCATACGATAAACATGACCGCACCCAACAGGATGGCGGCAAAGGAAGAAATGATCGGGACGAATCGTGAACCGCTGAAAAATCCCAAAAATTGGGGGAGCTGTTTTTTATTATAACGATTATGAAGCCATGCCACCAAAATACCGCAAATTACACCTCCGAATACCCCTGTTTCGAGGGAATGAATGCCGAGGACGGACCCTTGACCGACAGATGCGGGATTTTCTGTATTCACTTGTCCGGTGATGGTTAACAGGGCGGAGATCGTCGCATTCATGACAAGGAAACCGAGCATTCCCGCAAGTCCGGCCGTTCCTTTGTCAGTTTTGGCTAATCCCACCGCCACACCGATGGCAAAAAGAATGGCGAGGTTGGCAAAGATGATATTTCCGGCACTGGACATGATGGTAAAGATCCCTTGGAGCCATGCGATATCCAAAAACGGATAGGCCTTAACCGTATTCGGATTGGACAGGGCTCCTCCAATTCCCAATAATAACCCTGCCGCAGGCAATACGGCAATAGGAAGCATAAACGACTTCCCGAATTGCTGGGCTTTCTCGAAGAAACTATTCATCAAAATACCCCCTGTTGTGAAAAATATTTTCACCAATATTTTATACTATGTCTGCAAACGAATACAAGACAGGTTTTGAATTTTATGAGAATATTTTTTAAAAGGCTCTGATAAATGTTATTGGTGATTTATTCTGCAAATGAAATGCTATAGAATCGGCGATATTCCTTCGGAAACACAGCCGGATGGGACCCGCCCGATGAGGTGCGAGCGGGGGCTCCGGTGTGATCCACGGAAAGAAAGCTGGATGTATCAACGATCAACAATGGAGATAAACAGTGCCGTTTTTTTGGAAATATGGGAAGGGATATAAGGAGATTCATGGACAGAAAAGCATGAAGGCTATTATAAAACCCATGGAATTCTGTTGAGTAAAGCGCAGAGATTCGTTAGAATGGAAAAGTTTTCTGATCAATTTATCTTGGCAGGAATTTCATTTATACCTGGATAACAGGAACCCGAAAAAAGGGAGGACGGATTTTTTCGGAATCGTCCTCCCATTGATGTGATTATTGTAATCCCATATTCCCTTTTTCCACGGATGCTTCCATCAATAAATCCGCAATATGCACCGCGCGCATCGTTCCGGAAAGGCCGTGCCGTTCGATTCCCATTTTCATTTGCATCAGGCATCCCGGGTTGGTGGTGACGATGGTGCAGGCATTGGTCATTTTGACCTTTTCCATTTTATGATCGAGGATTTGATTGGCCATCTCGGGCTGCAGAATATTATAAATCCCGGCCGAACCGCAGCATTTGTCCGCGCCTTCCAGTTCCACGAAGGCGGCCCCTTCGATCGCCTGAAGCAGTTTCCGGGGCGCGTCATGCACCCCCATTACGTTCCGCAAATGGCAGGAATCCTGGTAGGTAAGGATTTGTCCGGGCAAATGCAGGGGGACGTTTTTGTGAAATTCCAATTCCACCAAGATTTCCGTAATGTCTTTTACCTTGTTTTTGAAACGTTTTGCCCGTTCGCGCCAGTCTTTTTCATCTTTCAATAAATGGTCGTAATCGACCAAGTAGCCGCCGCAGCCGCCGGCGTTGAGGACGATATGATCCGCATCCGTTTGTTCGAAGGCCTCAATATTTCGTTTTGCCAATTCTTTCGCCTTTTCCTTTTCGCCGCTGTGGCCGTGGAGCGCCCCGCAGCATCCCTGGTTTTCCGGAACGACGACTTCGCAGCCCGCCAGCTGCAGCAGGCGGATCGTATTTTCATTGGTTTTGAGAAACAAAGTATCCATTAAGCAGCCGGCAAAAAATGCGACGGTCGCCTTCTTTTCCCCGATGGGCGGGAAATGCCGCCTGCGGCCTTTCATCTCTTTTTTCTTCGGGACATCCGGCAAAATTTTCTCCATTTCCGCCATCGTTTTCGGGAACAGCTTGAGAAAACCGATTTTCCTCGCCACTTTCTGCAATCCCGAACGCTGGTAAAAGCCGACCAGGCTCGTTGCCGCCTGCATCCGGTTCTGATGGGGGAACAGCCCTTCAAACACGGTTTTGCGGACCGCTTTGACGGGCAGGGAGCGGGTTTTGTACTGCTCGAAGATGTGGCGGGCTTCCTCCAAAAGATGTCCGTATTTTACCCCCGCGGGGCAAACGGGTTCGCAGGCCCGGCATCCGAGGCATACGTTCAGGGTATGCTCCACTTCCTCGTAGGCGTCGATCATGCCGTCGCGGACGGCCTTCATTAAGGCGATCCTTCCCCGGGGAGAATAATATTCTTTTCCCGTTTCGATATAGGTGGGGCATGCGGGGAGGCAGAATCCGCAACGCATGCAGTTTAACAGTTCGTCCTCGTCCATTTTTTCCCGAAAGTCCTGCTGGACGGATCTCTGTTTTGTCAAGGAGGACATTTGATTCACCACGCTTTGATATTTTTTCAAGACAGCTAAACGGCGATCGACCGCAAGGGCGATTTTGAAGGAATTTCGTGACGGATTTTCATAAGGAGTTCATAAGGAGCCGAGCCCCTGATCCTGCAGGCAGGAATCAGGAGGTTGCCCGGTTTTCCGCCGGGGCAAGGGTCTTTCGGACGTGATCACAGCTGCCGCGCGTTCAGGACCGGTGCAGGATCACCCTTTTCCTCGTTTCTTTGGCGAAGATTTTTCCGGGGTTTAAAATGTTGTTCGGATCGAGGGCCTGTTTGATTTGCTTCATCACCCGGATTCCTTCTTCCCCGAGCTGCCATTCCAAATAGGGGGCTTTCATTTGCCCGACGCCGTGCTCGCCCGTTATCGTGCCGCCGAGTTCGATCGCTTTTTTGAAGATTTCCGCAAAGGCCTTTTCCACCCGTTCCATTTCCTCTTTATCGCGGATATCCGTGGTGCAGGTCGGATGGAGGTTCCCGTCTCCCGCATGGCCGAAGGTGGCGATGGTGACGTCGTATTTTTTCGCGATTTCGTTAATGGCTTTTACCATTGCCGCTACTTGGGAACGGGGAACGGTGGCATCTTCCAGAATAGTCGTCGGCTTCAGCCGCGCCAGGGCGGAGA contains:
- the ptsG gene encoding glucose-specific PTS transporter subunit IIBC, translated to MNSFFEKAQQFGKSFMLPIAVLPAAGLLLGIGGALSNPNTVKAYPFLDIAWLQGIFTIMSSAGNIIFANLAILFAIGVAVGLAKTDKGTAGLAGMLGFLVMNATISALLTITGQVNTENPASVGQGSVLGIHSLETGVFGGVICGILVAWLHNRYNKKQLPQFLGFFSGSRFVPIISSFAAILLGAVMFIVWPFVQSGIYKMGGIVEATGYVGTLIYGFVLRLLGPFGLHHIFYMPFWTTSLGGSMIIDGNLVEGTQRIFFAQLADPDTEKFYIGTSRFMSGRFITMMFGLIGAAYAIYKTAKPEKKKVVAGLMGSAALTSFLTGITEPIEFSFLFIAPFLYVLHAFLDGLAFMMAHIFQITIGQTFSGGFIDFILFGILQGNDKTNWMIVPLIGIPWFFVYYFLFSFFIKKFDLKTPGREDDEETTIVTGSAERAQRIIDALGGKENLVNVDCCATRLRVTVNDPGAVNEELLKKTGAKGVLMKGKGIQIIYGPQVTIIKNEISEIVGE
- a CDS encoding (Fe-S)-binding protein, whose protein sequence is MSSLTKQRSVQQDFREKMDEDELLNCMRCGFCLPACPTYIETGKEYYSPRGRIALMKAVRDGMIDAYEEVEHTLNVCLGCRACEPVCPAGVKYGHLLEEARHIFEQYKTRSLPVKAVRKTVFEGLFPHQNRMQAATSLVGFYQRSGLQKVARKIGFLKLFPKTMAEMEKILPDVPKKKEMKGRRRHFPPIGEKKATVAFFAGCLMDTLFLKTNENTIRLLQLAGCEVVVPENQGCCGALHGHSGEKEKAKELAKRNIEAFEQTDADHIVLNAGGCGGYLVDYDHLLKDEKDWRERAKRFKNKVKDITEILVELEFHKNVPLHLPGQILTYQDSCHLRNVMGVHDAPRKLLQAIEGAAFVELEGADKCCGSAGIYNILQPEMANQILDHKMEKVKMTNACTIVTTNPGCLMQMKMGIERHGLSGTMRAVHIADLLMEASVEKGNMGLQ